The Methanobrevibacter millerae genomic interval TGTAAATGGAATGAAAGATATACATGCCAGAAAGAATATATTGAACCACAGATACGGGATATCAAAGCCAGTAATTTTAATGAATTCATGATGGTAAATCCAGAATGATGCTATTAATATGAAACTGACCAAAGTAATGCCTATGCTTGGAATAAGAGAATGAATAAAAGCAATGAAGTCTCCTTCAGATAATATCTGTATTTCAGGAAGAGCCATTCCAAAAATGAGCAGGGTCATGACCATTCCAAAAATGCCGTCGGTAAGGCCCATCATTAACCACATATCTACAGAATAATATAAAATCATTGAACCTCCCCGACCTTTTAGAGGTCGGGGATTCCTAGATTTTTTTTTGCTTAATAGTCTATTAAGTCTGAACTAGGCTATCCCCGTCGCACCAACGGTTCAGTATATTAATTGCGGCATTTACATCCCTATCAAGTATTTTTCCACATTTCGGACACATCCATTCCCGTTCTTTTACATCCAAATCTTCATTGATGTGTTGGCAGTGGTGGCATGTTTTGCTTGTATTTTTTGCGTTTGTGAATTGTACACCGTCTGCTTCGGGTTTGTAGAGTTGGAATTTATCTTTAAGTCTTTGTA includes:
- a CDS encoding TMEM175 family protein, whose amino-acid sequence is MILYYSVDMWLMMGLTDGIFGMVMTLLIFGMALPEIQILSEGDFIAFIHSLIPSIGITLVSFILIASFWIYHHEFIKITGFDIPYLWFNIFFLACISFIPFTTSIIGTYSQFFVANVLFGLNIFLTLIFFTLMFWYADKRGFLEAELSKKERKYTYHTFLIIMGLTIIVNLLDFNVSCNFIYLFFLVPVISTIRDIMFKMKT
- a CDS encoding zinc ribbon domain-containing protein gives rise to the protein QRLKDKFQLYKPEADGVQFTNAKNTSKTCHHCQHINEDLDVKEREWMCPKCGKILDRDVNAAINILNRWCDGDSLVQT